In Streptomyces sp. NBC_00433, a single genomic region encodes these proteins:
- a CDS encoding phosphotransferase, translating into MESEVPLSGGRITPGVVRVSDTVRRPVAASSAFVVELLGGLWQQGFTGAPRHLGFDAAGRQVLSYLPGWVPARFQRWSDPQVAAAGALLRAFHDATRGSRLAGRHPVVCHHDPGPNNTVFTNDVPVAFIDFDTAAPGNPLEDLGYMAWTWCISSKSDAPPTPAQAAQVRVLADAYGLHSAARSRLIDATLDRQTRNAHWWRSHLASPPPHVADDHEIAERIRWSEREHAYTSVNRAIFQAHLA; encoded by the coding sequence ATGGAGAGCGAAGTGCCGTTGTCCGGCGGGCGCATCACCCCTGGTGTAGTCAGGGTCAGCGACACGGTCCGGCGTCCGGTCGCGGCGTCGTCCGCGTTCGTCGTCGAGCTGCTCGGTGGCCTCTGGCAACAGGGCTTCACCGGCGCTCCACGTCACCTCGGGTTCGACGCGGCCGGCCGGCAGGTCCTCAGTTACCTTCCCGGCTGGGTGCCGGCCCGCTTCCAACGCTGGAGCGACCCCCAGGTGGCCGCCGCGGGCGCCCTGCTCCGCGCCTTCCACGACGCCACCCGTGGCAGCCGCCTGGCCGGCCGGCACCCCGTGGTCTGTCACCACGACCCGGGGCCGAACAACACGGTCTTCACGAACGACGTCCCGGTCGCCTTCATCGACTTCGACACCGCCGCCCCCGGCAATCCCCTTGAGGACCTCGGATACATGGCGTGGACCTGGTGCATCTCCTCCAAATCCGACGCTCCGCCCACACCCGCGCAGGCGGCGCAGGTGCGCGTCCTCGCCGACGCGTACGGGCTCCACTCCGCCGCCCGCTCCCGCCTCATCGACGCCACGCTCGACCGCCAGACCCGAAACGCCCATTGGTGGCGCAGCCACCTCGCCAGCCCGCCGCCGCACGTCGCTGATGACCACGAGATCGCCGAACGTATCCGGTGGTCCGAGCGTGAGCACGCCTACACCTCGGTCAATCGCGCGATCTTCCAAGCACACCTGGCCTGA
- a CDS encoding replication-relaxation family protein, whose translation MAGTPITQPGEQTKRRRRAGNPAGSTNALREDVLKVLGVMKVATADQIQRTAAPHLTYRHTAKPTAAKRKEARTAAHRGALADLRASGQVLFGGHTRTGEGLRLLTQLGLDSATGPLGRPKNEIGGAARGAGRSGAQHAMSVNETILALLSPKPDLALLAGEPPEAVEAARAAAAQPGLGSLGSYVTEVHLPYTGTWSTQGKSGVQADIVVAVPDGRVPLLFVEVDNCFEEAAVLAAKFDKYARFFARQITDTNGEDLPMWRQKWSATPTGYGDAPHPPVLLVFNQIGPRNAKATMKQVAGRTLHHWQGERHRQHSTYDGCIPIVATTLERLREHGPAGPAFWRFGRSGFQPLDDAVGNPRKVAADAAYRAAEARRVEQLRAKEAAEREARRPKCTRCGTKFTDQRWKESEEDAWGTPTDSHPKLCGDCKLLALEVERIRKAAKKEADRKRREAAKAAKEAAEAEAARKASGILGRFRR comes from the coding sequence ATGGCAGGCACACCGATCACACAGCCGGGCGAGCAGACCAAGCGGCGCAGGCGGGCCGGCAACCCGGCCGGGTCGACGAACGCCCTGCGCGAGGACGTGCTGAAGGTGCTGGGGGTGATGAAGGTCGCCACCGCCGACCAGATCCAGCGCACGGCCGCCCCGCACCTGACCTACCGGCACACGGCCAAGCCGACGGCGGCTAAGCGGAAGGAGGCCCGCACGGCCGCTCACCGTGGGGCGCTGGCGGACCTGCGCGCCTCGGGGCAGGTGCTGTTCGGCGGCCACACCCGTACCGGGGAGGGCCTGCGGCTGCTCACCCAGCTGGGGCTGGACTCCGCGACGGGTCCGCTGGGCCGGCCGAAGAACGAGATCGGGGGCGCCGCCCGGGGCGCGGGCCGCTCGGGCGCGCAGCACGCGATGTCGGTCAACGAGACGATCCTGGCCCTGCTCAGCCCGAAGCCGGACCTGGCCCTGCTGGCCGGTGAACCCCCGGAGGCGGTGGAAGCGGCCCGCGCCGCCGCCGCGCAGCCGGGACTGGGCTCGCTCGGCTCGTACGTCACCGAGGTGCACCTGCCCTACACCGGGACCTGGTCGACGCAGGGCAAGAGCGGCGTCCAGGCCGACATCGTCGTTGCGGTACCGGACGGCAGGGTGCCGCTGCTGTTCGTGGAGGTCGACAACTGCTTTGAGGAAGCCGCCGTGCTGGCGGCCAAGTTCGACAAGTACGCCCGCTTCTTCGCCCGGCAGATCACCGACACCAACGGGGAGGACCTGCCAATGTGGCGCCAGAAGTGGAGCGCCACGCCCACCGGCTACGGCGACGCGCCGCACCCACCGGTGCTGCTGGTCTTCAACCAGATCGGGCCCCGCAACGCGAAGGCGACCATGAAGCAAGTCGCGGGACGCACCCTTCACCACTGGCAGGGCGAGCGCCACCGGCAGCACAGCACCTACGACGGGTGCATCCCGATCGTGGCGACCACGCTGGAGCGCTTGCGCGAGCACGGCCCGGCCGGGCCTGCGTTCTGGCGCTTCGGCCGCTCCGGCTTCCAGCCGCTGGACGACGCGGTGGGCAACCCTCGCAAAGTCGCCGCCGACGCGGCTTACCGGGCCGCCGAGGCCCGCCGGGTAGAGCAGCTCCGGGCCAAGGAGGCCGCCGAGCGTGAGGCCCGCCGGCCGAAGTGCACCCGCTGCGGCACGAAATTCACCGACCAGCGGTGGAAGGAGTCCGAAGAGGACGCTTGGGGTACCCCGACCGACAGCCACCCCAAGCTGTGCGGGGACTGCAAACTGCTCGCGCTCGAGGTGGAGCGGATCCGCAAGGCCGCGAAGAAGGAAGCTGACCGCAAGCGCCGCGAGGCGGCCAAGGCCGCGAAGGAGGCAGCCGAAGCCGAAGCCGCCCGCAAGGCGAGCGGGATTCTGGGGCGCTTCCGCCGCTGA
- a CDS encoding transposase: protein MSLLHHDVRPEQFAEASRFREDFFACLTARRDELFELADALLCADGPVTSPVDLTLLAEHRRGHGALYDALNRGRLDADRLRRTLAALPQPKAADNRLVLAVDVSNWLRPDAECSADRLFCHTFGRGRDQHLMIPGWPYSFVAALEAGRTSWCQLLDAVRLGPEDDVAKVTARQVRRVVEDLIAGGRWREGGQDILVIFDAGYDAPRMAHLLGGLPVEILGRMRSDRVMRRPTPTPLEYALAYPQGGRPPKHGKEFRFARSETWGEPDTATVQVTDRYGAARAMAWDRLHPRLTTRSAWIDHDGELPIIEGTLIRLQVDKLPGGGQPLPLWLWSSAIGMTGTDVDLRWQAFLRRFDLEHTFRMIKQTLGWTRPKLRTPEAADRWTWLIIVAHTQLRLARPLAEDVRRPWERPVQPNRLTPARVRRGFRNLRPTLPCPARVPKPTRPGPGRPLGSKNQQPATRYDVGKTVRRPETIAERDRIRP from the coding sequence ATGAGTCTGCTGCACCACGATGTCCGGCCGGAGCAGTTCGCGGAAGCGTCACGCTTCCGGGAGGACTTCTTCGCCTGTCTGACCGCGCGGCGTGACGAACTGTTCGAGCTCGCGGACGCGCTGCTATGTGCGGACGGGCCGGTGACGTCGCCGGTGGATCTGACGCTCCTGGCCGAGCACCGGCGTGGGCACGGCGCGCTGTACGACGCGCTCAACCGGGGCCGTCTCGACGCCGACAGGTTGCGGCGGACGTTGGCCGCGCTGCCCCAGCCGAAGGCGGCCGACAACCGGCTCGTCCTGGCTGTGGACGTGAGCAACTGGCTGCGGCCGGACGCCGAGTGCAGCGCGGACAGGCTCTTCTGCCACACCTTCGGCCGCGGCCGGGACCAGCACCTGATGATCCCGGGCTGGCCGTACTCGTTCGTCGCTGCGCTGGAGGCCGGCCGCACGTCTTGGTGCCAGCTGCTGGACGCCGTCCGACTCGGCCCCGAGGACGACGTCGCCAAGGTCACCGCCCGCCAGGTCCGCCGCGTGGTCGAGGACCTCATCGCCGGCGGACGCTGGCGCGAGGGCGGTCAGGACATCCTGGTCATCTTCGACGCCGGCTACGACGCCCCGCGCATGGCCCACCTTCTCGGCGGGCTGCCCGTCGAGATCCTGGGCCGGATGCGCTCGGACCGTGTCATGCGCCGGCCGACACCCACACCGCTGGAGTACGCCCTGGCCTATCCCCAGGGAGGGCGGCCGCCGAAGCACGGCAAGGAGTTCCGCTTCGCCAGGTCCGAGACTTGGGGCGAACCAGACACGGCGACCGTCCAGGTCACTGACCGTTACGGTGCCGCACGGGCGATGGCCTGGGACCGTCTCCACCCCCGCCTCACCACCCGCTCCGCGTGGATCGACCACGACGGCGAACTGCCCATCATCGAGGGGACACTGATCCGCCTGCAGGTCGACAAGCTGCCCGGTGGCGGGCAGCCGCTGCCGCTGTGGCTGTGGTCCTCTGCCATCGGCATGACCGGCACCGATGTCGATCTTCGCTGGCAAGCGTTCCTGCGGAGATTCGACCTGGAGCACACGTTCCGGATGATCAAGCAAACCCTCGGCTGGACCCGACCCAAGCTCCGCACACCAGAGGCGGCGGACCGGTGGACGTGGCTGATCATCGTCGCCCACACCCAGCTCCGTCTTGCCCGGCCACTCGCCGAGGACGTCCGCCGCCCCTGGGAGAGACCGGTCCAACCGAACAGGCTCACCCCGGCCCGGGTCCGCCGGGGGTTCAGGAACCTCCGCCCGACGCTGCCCTGCCCGGCCCGGGTTCCCAAACCGACCCGACCTGGCCCCGGCAGACCGCTCGGCTCGAAGAACCAGCAACCCGCCACCCGCTACGACGTGGGCAAAACCGTCCGGCGCCCCGAGACCATCGCCGAACGCGACCGGATCAGACCATAA
- a CDS encoding SpoIIE family protein phosphatase, translating to MSEEEKARHALVEEMGHQLEESPGDEDRRLGRLVESVLAMGADLEMATVLQRVVEAATRAVDARYGALGVTDEHGTFTDLFTTGADPGLRAAVGRLPHGEGILGDLVREPVPIRVADLAADPRSTGFPPGHPVMHSLLGTPIRIRDTVYGNLYLTDHRDGQPFSEDDENLLTALARVAAGVIETARYHERLKTAAEELQRHLLPDLPDLGPLQIHARYHPAHATPQVGGDWYQAFPGPEGACSIVVGDVMGHDTSSALTMHLLASMLYALTLDQPHAPAQIVQRLDQALHRSGSDTMATLILATLHPQPDGSWRLRWTNAGHPPPLMLTPAGHVTYLASDEAQGIMIGVDSTQAQPEHTHPLEPGTTLLLYTDGLVEDPRQPMADCLHSLARLTESLASAPSTNCATRSWPLGPTVTTPPSWSSASPPPEPGHRRHTPQCLNGKFPRLRTCWRVRWPGIQ from the coding sequence ATGTCGGAGGAGGAGAAGGCACGTCATGCGCTGGTGGAGGAGATGGGCCACCAGTTGGAGGAGTCCCCCGGGGATGAGGACCGCAGGCTGGGCCGGCTGGTGGAGAGCGTCCTTGCAATGGGTGCGGACCTGGAGATGGCGACGGTGCTGCAGCGCGTGGTGGAGGCGGCGACCCGGGCGGTCGATGCCCGCTACGGAGCCCTGGGCGTGACGGACGAGCACGGCACCTTCACGGACCTGTTCACCACTGGCGCCGACCCGGGCCTGCGCGCGGCGGTGGGTCGTCTGCCACACGGCGAGGGCATCCTGGGCGACCTGGTGCGCGAGCCGGTGCCGATCCGGGTGGCGGACCTGGCCGCCGACCCGCGCAGCACCGGATTCCCCCCCGGTCACCCGGTGATGCACAGCCTGCTCGGCACCCCCATCCGGATCCGGGACACCGTCTACGGCAACCTCTACCTCACTGACCACCGGGACGGACAGCCGTTCAGTGAGGACGACGAGAACCTCCTGACCGCGCTGGCCCGCGTCGCCGCCGGGGTGATCGAGACCGCCCGCTACCACGAGCGTCTGAAGACCGCAGCCGAGGAACTTCAGCGCCACCTGCTGCCCGATCTGCCCGACCTCGGGCCACTGCAGATCCACGCCCGGTACCACCCCGCCCACGCCACCCCCCAGGTCGGAGGCGACTGGTACCAGGCATTCCCCGGCCCCGAAGGCGCCTGTTCTATCGTCGTCGGCGACGTCATGGGCCACGACACAAGCTCCGCCTTGACCATGCACCTGCTCGCCAGCATGCTGTACGCCCTGACCCTCGACCAGCCCCACGCCCCGGCCCAGATCGTGCAGCGCCTGGACCAGGCACTGCACCGCAGCGGCTCCGACACCATGGCCACCCTCATCCTGGCCACCCTCCACCCCCAGCCCGACGGCTCCTGGCGACTGCGCTGGACTAACGCCGGCCACCCGCCGCCGCTCATGCTCACCCCCGCGGGGCACGTGACCTACCTCGCCTCCGACGAAGCCCAGGGCATCATGATTGGCGTCGACTCCACCCAAGCCCAGCCCGAACACACCCACCCCCTCGAACCCGGCACCACCCTCCTGCTCTACACCGACGGACTCGTCGAAGACCCCCGCCAGCCCATGGCCGACTGCCTGCACTCACTCGCGCGCCTGACGGAGTCGCTGGCCAGCGCCCCCTCGACCAACTGTGCGACAAGATCATGGCCGCTCGGCCCGACCGTGACGACGCCGCCCTCCTGGTCCTCCGCGTCCCCACCACCTGAGCCCGGACACCGTCGACACACCCCCCAGTGCCTGAACGGAAAATTCCCCAGGTTGCGGACATGCTGGCGCGTTCGTTGGCCAGGGATTCAGTGA
- a CDS encoding IS110 family transposase: MAAIWAGIDAGKTHHHCVVIDETGGRLLSRRVANDEPELLQLLADVLALGDEVTWGIDLADGGAALAIALLLNHGQRTYYISGRAIHRASEGYRGEGKTDAKDAAVIADQARIRRDLHLLRTGDEIATDLKLLTVHRSDLVADRTRTVNRLRAHLTGIFPALDRALDLTNTGPLTLLTGYQTPAALRRLGPRRLETWLRNRKVRGAGQIAESALEAAGNQHTSLPGEKMAARMVRTLASQVIALNQQIAEMDKLIGARFREHGHAEILASLPGLGPILGAEFLAATGGDMDAFGSPDRLAGFAGVAPAPRDSGKISGNLRRPQRYNRKLQRVFYTSALISIRCCEESRRFYDRKRAEGKRHTQAVLALARRRVNVIWALLRDQRCYQPARPGTPAPAGTS, from the coding sequence GTGGCCGCCATCTGGGCCGGTATCGACGCAGGTAAGACCCATCACCACTGCGTGGTGATCGACGAGACCGGGGGTCGGCTGCTGTCGCGACGCGTCGCTAACGACGAGCCGGAACTGCTCCAACTGCTCGCCGACGTCTTGGCTCTGGGCGACGAGGTGACCTGGGGCATCGACCTCGCCGACGGCGGTGCCGCCCTGGCCATCGCCTTGCTCCTCAACCACGGCCAACGCACCTACTACATCTCTGGGCGAGCCATCCACCGCGCCTCCGAGGGCTACCGCGGCGAAGGCAAGACTGACGCCAAGGACGCGGCCGTCATCGCCGACCAGGCCCGCATCCGCCGCGACCTGCACCTCTTGCGGACTGGTGACGAGATCGCTACCGACCTGAAGCTGCTCACCGTCCACCGCTCGGACCTGGTCGCCGACCGCACCCGCACCGTCAACAGGCTCCGCGCCCACCTCACCGGTATTTTTCCGGCCTTGGACCGGGCACTGGACCTCACCAACACCGGACCACTGACCCTGCTGACCGGCTACCAGACCCCCGCCGCGCTTCGACGCCTCGGCCCCCGGCGGCTGGAGACCTGGCTGCGAAACCGCAAGGTTCGCGGCGCGGGCCAGATAGCTGAATCGGCGCTGGAGGCCGCTGGGAATCAGCACACCAGCCTCCCGGGCGAGAAGATGGCCGCACGGATGGTCCGCACCCTGGCCAGCCAGGTAATAGCGCTCAACCAGCAGATCGCTGAGATGGACAAGCTCATCGGCGCCCGATTTCGCGAGCACGGCCACGCCGAGATCCTCGCGAGCCTGCCGGGTCTGGGCCCCATCCTCGGTGCCGAGTTCCTGGCCGCCACCGGCGGCGACATGGACGCCTTCGGTAGTCCGGACCGGCTCGCCGGCTTCGCCGGCGTCGCACCCGCGCCTCGCGATTCGGGCAAGATCAGCGGCAACCTCCGCCGTCCGCAACGCTACAACCGCAAGCTCCAGCGGGTCTTCTACACCTCCGCGCTGATCAGCATCCGCTGCTGCGAGGAATCACGGCGCTTCTACGACCGCAAGCGCGCCGAGGGCAAGCGCCACACCCAGGCCGTCCTCGCCCTGGCGCGACGACGCGTCAACGTCATCTGGGCACTCCTGCGCGACCAACGCTGCTACCAGCCAGCACGGCCAGGGACGCCCGCACCTGCTGGGACGAGTTGA
- a CDS encoding helicase associated domain-containing protein, which yields MNGNRLLTSARHTGVQRPCRGGPGHSPRAAKEFHAREGSLQAVPRKAVVQLSELDGSQIAVKLGLFVDNCRRRADKLSAERRQELDALGMRW from the coding sequence ATGAACGGGAACCGGCTGCTGACATCAGCCCGCCACACGGGCGTACAGCGCCCCTGCCGGGGCGGTCCGGGTCACTCCCCACGGGCGGCCAAGGAGTTCCACGCCCGCGAGGGCAGCCTCCAGGCTGTTCCCCGCAAGGCGGTCGTCCAGCTCAGCGAACTGGACGGGTCGCAGATCGCCGTGAAACTGGGGCTGTTCGTCGACAACTGCAGGCGCCGGGCCGACAAGCTGAGCGCGGAACGGCGCCAGGAACTCGACGCACTCGGCATGCGCTGGTGA
- a CDS encoding transposase: MKSLAPAGPADAALDVLSHFRVQFYDCLYTRADALFELTDAVLCADGPVKSLVELTLTAEHRRGHGAMYDAVNHGWVEPRRLRRLLASTPLPRAADGRIVLAVDVSNWLRPDAPTSSDLLFCHVYGRGRSADQFIPGWPYSFVAALETGRTSWTAMLDAIRLGPADDATAVTAAQLRDVFTRLLRAGQWKVGDPDILIVMDAGYDITRLAHVLADLPVELVGRLRSDRVMLRDAGPRRSTPRGGQPRKHGGVLTFAKPDSWHTPDQATSCDTTRYGTAETLAWDRMHPRLTARGPWLDHRGELPLIHGTLIRLKVEHLPGDRDPKPVWLWSSRTSMTSEDIDLRWQAFLRRFDLEHTFRLFKQTLGWTVPKIRDPHTADLWTWLIITAHTQLRLARPLAEDLRRPWERPAQPRRLTPARVRRGFRHLRAKTTRPAAVPQPTRPGPGRPPGSQNRRPAPRYEPGKTVKRVATLTEHVRLKQQQG; encoded by the coding sequence GTGAAGAGTCTGGCCCCTGCAGGTCCCGCTGATGCTGCGCTGGACGTGCTGTCCCACTTTCGTGTCCAGTTCTACGATTGCCTCTACACCAGGGCGGATGCGCTATTCGAGCTCACCGACGCGGTCCTCTGCGCGGACGGCCCGGTGAAGTCCCTGGTCGAGTTGACCCTCACGGCCGAGCACCGGCGCGGGCACGGAGCAATGTACGACGCGGTCAACCATGGCTGGGTGGAACCACGTCGCCTGCGCAGGCTGCTGGCTTCCACGCCGCTGCCCCGTGCTGCCGACGGGCGGATCGTGCTGGCAGTCGATGTGAGTAACTGGCTGCGGCCCGACGCCCCGACCAGCTCGGACCTGCTCTTCTGCCATGTCTACGGGCGGGGCCGCAGTGCCGACCAGTTCATCCCCGGCTGGCCCTACTCCTTTGTCGCCGCCCTGGAAACCGGGCGCACATCGTGGACCGCCATGCTGGACGCGATCCGGCTGGGCCCGGCCGACGACGCCACCGCGGTGACCGCCGCCCAGCTCCGCGACGTCTTCACCCGCCTCCTGCGAGCCGGGCAATGGAAGGTCGGTGACCCGGACATCCTGATCGTCATGGACGCCGGCTACGACATCACCCGCCTCGCCCATGTTCTGGCCGACCTTCCGGTGGAGCTGGTCGGCCGGCTGCGCTCGGACCGGGTGATGCTCCGCGACGCCGGACCCCGCCGCTCCACACCGCGCGGCGGGCAGCCCCGCAAGCACGGCGGTGTCCTCACTTTCGCCAAGCCCGACTCCTGGCACACCCCCGACCAGGCCACTTCCTGCGACACCACCCGCTACGGCACGGCAGAAACCCTCGCCTGGGACCGGATGCACCCCCGCCTGACCGCCCGCGGCCCGTGGCTCGACCACCGCGGCGAACTCCCCCTGATCCACGGCACATTGATCCGCCTGAAGGTCGAGCACCTGCCCGGCGACCGCGACCCGAAACCGGTCTGGCTCTGGTCCTCACGCACCTCGATGACCAGCGAAGACATCGACCTGCGCTGGCAGGCATTCCTCCGCAGATTCGACCTGGAACACACCTTCCGACTGTTCAAACAGACCCTCGGCTGGACCGTCCCCAAGATCCGCGACCCGCACACCGCCGACCTGTGGACCTGGCTGATCATCACCGCCCACACCCAACTCCGCCTCGCCCGCCCCCTCGCCGAAGACCTCCGACGCCCCTGGGAACGACCGGCCCAGCCGCGCCGGCTCACCCCCGCACGTGTCCGCCGAGGGTTCCGCCACCTCCGTGCGAAGACCACCCGCCCCGCAGCCGTGCCCCAACCCACCCGACCAGGCCCCGGACGCCCACCCGGCTCACAAAATCGCAGGCCAGCACCACGATATGAGCCCGGGAAAACCGTCAAACGCGTCGCAACCCTCACCGAACACGTCCGCCTGAAACAGCAGCAGGGATAA
- a CDS encoding IS110 family transposase, with amino-acid sequence MTAIWAGIDAGKTHHHCVAIDEGGRRLLSRRVANDEPELLELLADVLALGDEVTWGIDLADGGAALVIAILFNHDQAVHYISGRAIHRASESYRGEGKTDAKDAAVIADQVRIRRDLHPIRTGDETVTDLKILTVRRMDLVADRTRTVNRLRAQLSGIFPGLERALDVTNTGPLILLTGYQTPAALRRLGSKRLETWLRNRSVRNADHLAETAAQAAERQHTSLPGEKLTAQMVHTLAKEVMAFNQQVAQLDKLIEARFRNHHHFEVITSMPGLGIILGAEFLAATGGDMTVFGTSDRLAGFGGVAPVPRDSGKISGNLRRPQRYSRKLQRVFYTSALFSIRKCDESRRFYDRKRAEGKRHTQAVLALARRRVNVLWALLRDERCYQPAPPEPVAA; translated from the coding sequence ATGACCGCGATCTGGGCCGGCATCGACGCAGGCAAGACCCACCACCACTGTGTCGCGATCGATGAGGGCGGCCGTCGGCTGCTGTCGCGACGCGTCGCCAACGACGAGCCCGAACTCCTTGAACTCCTGGCCGACGTCCTAGCCTTGGGCGACGAGGTGACCTGGGGCATCGACCTGGCCGACGGCGGAGCCGCCCTGGTCATCGCCATCCTGTTCAACCACGACCAGGCCGTCCACTACATCTCCGGCCGGGCCATTCACCGTGCCTCCGAGAGCTACCGCGGCGAGGGCAAGACCGACGCGAAGGACGCCGCAGTCATCGCCGACCAAGTCCGCATCCGACGTGACCTGCACCCCATACGTACCGGCGACGAAACCGTCACCGACCTCAAAATCCTCACCGTCCGCCGCATGGACCTGGTCGCCGACCGCACCCGCACCGTCAACCGGCTCCGGGCCCAACTGTCCGGCATCTTCCCCGGCCTGGAGCGGGCACTCGACGTCACCAACACCGGCCCCCTCATCCTGCTGACCGGCTACCAGACCCCGGCTGCCCTTCGCCGGCTCGGCAGCAAGCGACTGGAGACCTGGCTTCGCAACCGCAGCGTCCGCAACGCCGATCACCTCGCTGAGACGGCCGCCCAGGCCGCCGAACGTCAGCACACCAGCCTGCCCGGCGAGAAGCTGACTGCGCAGATGGTGCACACGCTTGCGAAGGAGGTGATGGCCTTCAACCAGCAGGTTGCCCAGCTCGACAAGCTCATCGAGGCCCGGTTCCGCAACCACCACCACTTCGAAGTAATCACCAGCATGCCCGGCCTGGGCATCATCCTCGGCGCCGAGTTCCTGGCCGCAACCGGCGGTGACATGACCGTCTTCGGCACCTCTGACCGGCTTGCCGGCTTTGGAGGAGTCGCGCCGGTCCCACGTGACTCCGGCAAGATCAGCGGGAACCTGCGGCGCCCCCAGCGATACAGCCGCAAGCTCCAGCGCGTCTTCTACACCTCCGCACTGTTCAGCATCCGAAAGTGCGATGAGTCCCGCCGGTTCTACGACCGCAAACGGGCCGAGGGCAAGCGCCACACCCAGGCCGTCCTCGCCCTCGCCCGCCGCCGCGTCAACGTCTTGTGGGCGCTCCTCCGCGACGAACGCTGCTACCAGCCCGCACCACCGGAACCGGTCGCCGCATGA
- a CDS encoding IS3 family transposase (programmed frameshift) produces the protein MAMKDYSDEFKADAVALYESTPGAIYKSIAADLGVNRATLREWVLRDRERRGITAAAAKPGAQPREAVPSADPHERVRQLEARVAELEASERKLATERDILRKAAKYFRRDELVRSRFQFVDDHRDTYEVKRLCQVLDVNRSSYYKWLAGAEARATRQREDRVLAEEIRQVHGESGGAYGSPRITAELREKGRRVNEKRIARVMRTFSITGIRLRRRVRTTVPDPAASPVPDLFQRDFTATEPGRKYMGDITYLPLAGGEFLYLATVLDCFSRKVVGWSIADHMRTGLVTDALRMAASTRGRLDGAVFHCDHGAQYGSRAYAGLCDQLGVTRSMGAIGTSADNAACESFHASLKHETLQGATDYGDSDTCRRTVFAWLTRYNTRRRHSANGHLSPNEYEHRHHTAKLTLAA, from the exons ATGGCGATGAAGGACTACTCGGACGAGTTCAAGGCCGATGCCGTGGCCCTGTACGAGTCCACACCCGGGGCGATCTACAAGAGCATCGCCGCTGACCTGGGCGTCAACAGGGCGACCCTGCGGGAGTGGGTGCTGCGGGACCGCGAACGCCGTGGCATCACCGCCGCGGCTGCGAAGCCGGGCGCCCAGCCCCGGGAGGCCGTGCCGTCCGCTGATCCGCACGAGCGGGTCCGACAGCTGGAGGCCCGGGTGGCCGAGTTGGAGGCAAGTGAGCGCAAGCTCGCCACCGAGCGGGACATCCTCCGCAAGGCGGCCAAGTATTTC CGGAGAGACGAACTGGTGAGGAGCCGCTTCCAGTTCGTTGACGACCACCGGGACACCTACGAGGTGAAGCGGCTCTGCCAGGTCCTGGATGTGAACCGGTCCAGCTACTACAAGTGGCTCGCCGGCGCCGAGGCCCGGGCCACCCGGCAGCGGGAGGACCGGGTCCTGGCCGAGGAGATCCGTCAGGTCCACGGCGAGTCCGGCGGCGCCTACGGCTCCCCGCGAATCACGGCCGAGCTCCGCGAGAAAGGGCGGCGGGTCAACGAAAAGAGGATCGCCCGGGTCATGCGAACGTTCTCCATCACCGGCATCCGCCTGCGCAGACGCGTGCGCACCACCGTCCCGGACCCGGCAGCCTCACCGGTCCCGGACCTGTTCCAGCGGGACTTCACCGCCACCGAGCCGGGTCGCAAATACATGGGCGACATCACGTATCTCCCGCTCGCAGGCGGGGAGTTCCTCTATCTCGCGACCGTGCTGGACTGCTTCAGCCGCAAGGTCGTCGGCTGGTCCATCGCCGACCACATGCGCACCGGCCTGGTCACCGACGCACTGCGGATGGCAGCCTCGACCCGCGGCCGCCTGGACGGCGCAGTGTTCCACTGCGACCACGGAGCGCAATACGGATCCCGGGCCTACGCCGGCCTCTGCGACCAGCTCGGGGTCACCCGCTCGATGGGCGCGATCGGCACCAGCGCCGACAACGCGGCCTGCGAAAGCTTCCACGCCTCCCTCAAACACGAGACCCTCCAGGGCGCCACCGACTACGGCGACTCCGACACCTGCCGCAGAACCGTCTTCGCCTGGCTGACCCGCTACAACACCCGCCGCCGGCACTCCGCCAACGGCCACCTCAGCCCCAACGAATACGAACACCGACACCACACCGCTAAACTCACACTCGCCGCGTGA